One window from the genome of Cucumis melo cultivar AY chromosome 12, USDA_Cmelo_AY_1.0, whole genome shotgun sequence encodes:
- the LOC103500278 gene encoding protein BUD31 homolog 1-like — MPKVKTSKIKYPNGWELIEPTLRELDAKMREAENDPQDGKRKCEALWPIFKISHQRSRYIFDLFHKRSEISRELYEFCLEQGYADANLIAKWKKPGYERLCCLRCIQPRDHNFGTTCVCRVPKHLREEKVVECVHCGCRGCASGD; from the exons ATGCCTAAAGTTAAGACCAGCAAGATCAAATACCCAAATGGGTGGGAATTGATTGAACCAACCCTGCGAGAGCTTGATGCTAAAATGAGAGAAG CTGAAAATGACCCACAAGATGGCAAGCGGAAGTGTGAAGCGTTATGGCCTATTTTCAAGATTTCACATCAAAGGAGCCGATACATTTTTGACCTTTTCCATAAAAGAAGTGAAATATCAAGGGAGCTATATGAGTTTTGTCTGGAACAAGGCTATGCAGATGCCAATCTCATTGCTAAATGGAAAAAG CCGGGATACGAACGTCTTTGTTGCCTCCGCTGCATACAGCCTCGTGACCATAACTTCGGCACTACGTGTGTCTGTCGAGTGCCAAAACACTTGAGAGAAGAGAAAGTTGTGGAGTGTGTGCATTGTGGTTGCAGGGGATGTGCTAGTGGGGATTGA
- the LOC107992341 gene encoding BAG family molecular chaperone regulator 4-like gives MNFPHSWYLAHADVRTYNGVWTSSHVGDFVCVTSFAGDMKKHLVAITGLQLEEQRLLFRGKEKDDDEHLHTAGVKNLSKILLLENKTNKQRKVVEDVKVVEEVERSGELSKASAAIADVRSEVDKLADRVAALQVAVNGGTNVEDKEFVVSTELLMRQLLKLDSIDAEGEAKLQRKAEVSI, from the exons ATGAACTTTCCCCATTCATGGTATCTGGCACATGCTGACGTGCGTACTTATAATGGAGTTTGGACTAGTTCCCATGTTGGTGATTTTGTGTGTGTTACTTCTTTTGCAGGCGATATGAAAAAGCATCTGGTGGCAATAACCGGTTTGCAGCTTGAAGAGCAGAGACTACTATTTCGAGGTAAGGAGAAGGATGATGATGAGCATTTGCATACCGCAGGGGTGAAGAATTTGTCAAAGATTTTACTCTTGGAGAACAAGACAAACAAGCAGAGGAAGGTCGTGGAAGATGTTAAGGTGGTAGAAGAGGTCGAGAGAAGTGGTGAGCTTTCGAAGGCATCAGCAGCCATTGCTGATGTTCGGTCTGAGGTTGATAAGCTTGCAGATAGG GTTGCTGCCTTGCAAGTAGCTGTTAATGGTGGCACAAATGTTGAAGATAAAGAATTCGTAGTATCAACGGAGCTGCTGATGAGACAACTGTTGAAATTAGATAGCATTGATGCTGAAGGGGAAGCAAAGTTGCAGAGAAAAGCCGAGGTTAGTATTTAA
- the LOC103500274 gene encoding uncharacterized protein LOC103500274 yields the protein MTTQKQSWEAQQMQRVKNSGMISSNVNNGIGSPLKEDQEEEISRSALALFRAKEEEIERKKMEMREKVEARLGRAEEATKRLAEIREELEGMTDPMRKEVSFIRKKIDLVNKELKPLGLTCQKKKREYKEVLDLFNEKNREKSQLVSKLMELVNESEKLRMRKLEELSKNIDILH from the exons ATGACGACGCAGAAACAGAGCTGGGAGGCACAGCAGATGCAGAGAGTGAAGAACTCGGGGATGATAAGCAGCAATGTGAATAATGGGATTGGGAGTCCGTTGAAGGAGGATCAAGAGGAGGAGATTTCAAGATCGGCATTGGCTCTGTTTAGGGCTAAGGAAGAGGAAAtagagaggaagaagatggaGATGAGGGAGAAGGTAGAAGCTCGCCTTGGACGAGCTGAAGAAGCTACGAAGCGATTGGCGGAGATTCGCGAA GAACTTGAAGGAATGACGGATCCGATGAGGAAGGAAGTTTCATTCATACGGAAGAAGATTGATTTGGTGAACAAAGAGTTGAAGCCATTGGGACTCACTTGCCAAAAGAAG AAGAGAGAATACAAAGAAGTGTTAGATTTATTTAACGAGAAGAACAGAGAGAAATCTCAATTGGTATCCAAACTAATGGAG TTGGTGAATGAAAGCGAAAAATTGAGGATGAGGAAGCTGGAAGAGCTGAGCAAGAACATTGACATCCTGCATTAA